TGGCTGAATGCCCCCCAGTGGTGATGTGCTCTGGACGGATACCAAGTTTCACGGACCTGCCCGCTTGCGCTTTCAATTGATCCCACCGATGCGCAGGCACTTCCAAACGGCAATTGCCCACCATCAAGTGCGCGCCATCGCTGTCCACGTGGGCCTCCTGCAAATTCATTTCAGGGGACCCAATGAAGCTGGCCACGAAGGCATTGGCAGGGCGCTCATACAGTGCAGTTGGCGTATCCACCTGCTGGATGGTCCCGTCTTTGAGCACACAAATGCGCTCACCCATGGTCATGGCCTCCACTTGGTCGTGGGTGACGTAAACCACGGTGGATGGCTGCCCCTTTTCGCGCAGGGTTCTGTGCAGCTCTGTCAGGCGCACACGCATCGAGGCCCGCAGCTTTGCGTCCAAATTGGACAAAGGTTCGTCGAACAGAAATACCTCTGGCCGCTTCACAATGGCACGCCCTACCGCCACCCGTTGGGCTTGCCCTCCAGACAATTGCTTGGGATATCTGTCCAGCAAATGCTCCATTTCAAGAAGCGTGGCCGCTTCACGCACACGGGCATCAATCTCGGCTTTGGCCATACCGGACAGCTTCAAACCGAACGCAAGGTTGTCATACACCTTCATGTGCGGATAGAGCGCATAGTTCTGGAAAACCATGGCAATACCCCGCTGTTTAGGGGCCAGGTTATTGACGACCTTATTGCCAATCAACAACTCTCCGCCAGAGATTCCCTCCAGCCCGGCAATCATGCGAAGCACGGTGCTCTTTGCGCATCCAGATGGACCGACGAATACCATGAACTCACCCTCCTTCACCTCGAGGTCAATGCCATGCACTGCCTTGAAGCCATTAGGGTAAATTTTTTCAACTTTTCTCAAACTCAGTTGCGCCACGTCTTACTCCAAATTTTCTAAATTTATCCCTTGATGCCGCTGCTGGCAGCACCTTCAATGAAGTGGCGTTGCGCCAAGAAGAAGACCACGACCGAAGGGATTAAAGCAACCACAGAAATCGCGATCACACTGGCCCATTCAACTTCTTCTGTCGCCCCGATACTCATTTTCAGAGCAAGCGAAACTGGATACTTTTCTACCGATGATAGATAAATCAGCGGGCCCATGAAATCATTCATAGTCCATATGAATTGAAAAACAATCACAGATATGATTGCAGGCTTCAATATAGGCACCAGGATGTGCCACAGAAGCTGCAGAGGATTGCACCCATCAATCTGCGCCGCCTCTTCCATATCGCGCGGAATACCTCTTAAAAATTGCACCAGCATAAAAACAAAAAATGTGTCTGTCGCAAATGCAGAGGGGACAATCAAAGGCAAGTAGCTATCGATCCAATCGAACTGTTTGAACATCAAATACTGCGGCAAACGCAGAATAATCAGCGGCAGCATCATGGTTCCAACCATCACACTGAAAAGAAATTTCTTCCCCCAAAATTCAAACCGTGCGAAAGCGTAGGCCACCAGCACACATGAAATGACCGTCACAATCACCTTGGGAACGATGATCAGAAACGAATTCAAAAAGTAGGTTGCAAAGGTGTATTCGGTACTTGTTTTCCAACCTTTGGCATAAGCACTGAAATCAAAGCGCGATGGCCAGAATCCAATTTCGGTAAAAACTTCTGCATTGCTTTTAAAGGAGGCGCCCACCAGCCAAATCATGGGGTAGAGCATCACCAACCCGATAAGACCCAGCGCCACATAACGCAGCACTGCACTCATTCGTTCCTTGCGCTCAGTGCTGAGCGCTTGCTCATCAGAAGCCACGCGATCAAACGTAGTCATCACTTGTGGTCCTTTTCACCAGAGTAGAAAACCCAATATTTGGAGGTATAGAACGACAGCGCGCTCAAACTGGCTACCAGCGCAAAAAGCACCCAAGACAATGCACTGCCATAGCCCAAGTTAAAGTACTTGAAGCTTTGGTCATAGATGTAAAGCGAAAGAACATAAGTGCTATGCAATGGACCGCCTTCAGTAATCATATATGGCCCATTAAACTCCTGAAAAGCATGCACCATCTGCATAATCATGTTGAAAAAAATCACCGGCGTAATCAATGGCACTGTAATTCTAAAGAACTGCTGCCATTTACTGGCTCCATCGATTTCAGCAGCCTCATAAAGTGAGGTGGGAACATTCTGCAGTGCGGCGAGAAAAATCACCATTGCAGAACCAAATTGCCAAGTAAAGAGCAAAATCACAGTCCAAATGGAATAATGCTCATCCGCCAGCCATGCAATAGGCTCTATCCCAAATTTCATCAATACGATGTTGACCAGCCCATTTTGCGAAAAAATAAATCGCCACATGACCGCGGCAGCAATCGATCCACCCAAAATCGACGGAAGGTAATAGGCCGATCTAAAGAAATTAATGCCTCTCAGTTTGAAATTCAGCACATGGGCTACAAATAGGGCAAAACCCACGCGCAACGGCACGGAGATCGCCACAAACATCAGAGTCACTCCCAACGATTTTCTAAAAAGTGGATCGTGGGCCGCAAGCTCTTTGTAGTTCTCCAAGCCAATAAATTCAGGTGGATTGATAATGTCATACTGGGTAAAGCTCAACGCCAAACTCATGACAAACGGGAAAAGCTTAAAGCCAACCACACCCAGGATGAACGGCAATACAAATAGAAAGCCGATCTTCTTGTTCTCATACATGCCAGAAATCTCCGAGGGGTGAATTGGCGGGGCTGGGGGGGATGTGACACATAAGGGGGGGCATCTCCGGTCCTGGCGCTATAAATCAGTACGTCTGCACCGTGTGGGCCGCGATGTAGTCAAAATTGATGTCCTCACCCAAGCCCGGCTCTTGCGAGAGATGCACGTAGCCCTCGTGGTCCATCGGATCGGCCAGACGATTGAGGTATGCAGGGACGTCGTCGTACTCCAAAAAGGGATGCAGCAGACCGCGCTCATACCAACGGGTGTTCTTGATGGCCGCACAAACGGTCAATGCTGCGGCACCGTTGCCATGCACTTCACAGTTCATGCCGAAAGACTCGGCAAGGTGGGCCACCTTCATCGTGGGGGTAATTCCGCCCACACCCGGCACACCGGCGCGCAGGATGTCACTGGCGCCCGCCTTCACCCAGTCACCACGGCTGTAGTGCTTGCCCGAGAGGCTCTCTGGCCCCAGAACAGGAATGTCCAACTGGTCGGCAAGCCACGCATATGACGACATGCTTTGCTCGTTCATCATTTCTTCAAACCAAGCAAAGTTCAGTGCCTCCAGCGCCCGGCCAATCCGCAGAGCGTCCGTTCGGCTGTAGTTGTGGTAGCCGTCCAGCATCAGATCAATATCTGGCCCCACGGCCTCCCGCACCGCAGCACAGGCCTTGATGTCCATCGCTGGGTCCGGGGCAAAACGCACGGGTGGCATCCAGGTGTGCAACTTGATCGCTTTGTAACCGCGGGCAACCAGCTTTTGCGCAAAGGCTGCATATTCTTCAGGCGTGGAGAGTCCACCGGGCAATTCATCCCCGCACATGGTGCTGCCATAAGCAGGCACCTTGTCACGATAGCCCCCCAGCAAACGGTAGACCGGCTGCCCCAAAACGCGACCCGCCAAGTCCCACAGAGCCTGCTCAATCGCCGCCAGAGCGCGATCTGTCAGTTGCCCGGCGCTGCCTCGCTGCCAATGCTCCAAAGCCATCCAAAGCTTTTCACGCATCAACGGGTTCTCGCCCACCAACACCTTTCGAGCAAACGCCTCCAACACATGGGGCCGAATCACCTCAGGGGGCGCAAAGGCATAGCCAGAATGCCCGGAATCCGTCGACACCGTGATCATGGCCATCTTGGCCTGCTTCTCAGGCCCGGGATGAGAATGCCCTGCGGCATCGACAGACCTGAAGGTGGGATAGGTAAAAACAGTACCTTGGACGCTGACAATTTTCATGAACTACTCGTATGTTGTAAGACAACTAATGTCGGCAATAGTATTTCAGTCGTCAGACGTCTAGAATTGGTGTAAACCCTTGAGGCACCACCCAAGGGCAAAACCACTCAACCCTCAAACCCACTTTTACGGAATACGTCAGCGACACAGACATGCCACAGGAATGCAACGCACAAGCCGCCCCTCGCCCAACACCACCCCCAACAAAGATCGCAATGGGGTTCTACAGGTATAGTTCCGCAACCTCTCGCCCCGAAGCCCAACCGATGGCACAACCAGCGCATGTGAGGCCATACCAACCAACGCAGCACAAGCCAGGACAACCACGCAATCAAGGCCCTGCAACCCCCTTCGGATGTTCAGTGTTCAGATATGGATGACATTTCCCTGCGTTCAGCCCCCCCGGTAAGTCGTTCACGTACCGTCAGCCAACCCCAAAGAGTGGTCGATGGCGTCACCGAACGCATTCGAACCGGCGCCCTCAAGCCCGGGGACCGCGTCCCCCCCGAACCCGAGTTGATGCGCGAATTCGAGGTCAGCCGCACCGTGGTGCGGGAGGCAATGTCGCGCTTGCAAGCCGCAAAGATGGTGGAGACCCGACACGGCGTAGGCACGTTTGTCTTAGAGCTCGCTACCGAGCACCCCTTGCTGGGCAAACCTGCTGGAAACATTCAAATTCAACAAAAGCTGGCCATGCTGGAGCTGCGCATCAGCATTGAATCGGATGCCGCAAGCCTTGCAGCCATGCGTCACACAGACCTGCATCTGAAAGCGATGCGCGCGGCCCTAGACGCCTACGAAGCCCATCTGAATGAAGGCGCCCCAACCATCGATGACGACTACAACTTCCACATTCAGATCGCGGCTGCCACGGGCAATGTGTATTTTGAAGAGGTGCTGAGCAACCTGGGCAGCGCCACCATGCGCGGCCTGTCGGGCGTAGAACCAAAGAAACCATTTGGTGAACCACTGATGGCCCTGGCCTCTGGCAAAGAGGTGACGCAGCGCGAACACGAGGCGATTTACGACGCCATACGCCGCGGCGACTCCGCCGCAGCGCGCGCCGCCATGTTCATGCACCTGACCAACAGCCGCGAACGGCTGCGGGACAAAGCTGGGAAAGTGCAAGCACCTCAGCCAGCTGTTGGATAGCCGCGACGTTTTGGGGCGCAGCCCCCACCACCCCGCACACCCCAAAGCGCCCGCACAAGCAATCGCGGGCAACCCCATTTCCCCGAAAGCGCAAGCTGGGCGAGGGTTTGCCAGCAGCACAACCCCCATTCAAATCACCAAGGCCTGGGTTTATCCCAATGTCGGCGGTGCGCTATTTTTGAACAATCCTATTGTCGTCTGACGACTGACGTATAACTTTGACAAACAATAGGAGATTTGAAATGAACCGCTTGCACCGCGCTCTGCTGCCCATCGCCTTGGCGGCCATAGCCACCACCGCATCCGCACAGTCCTCCGTCACCCTTTCGGGCCGCGTGGATCTGGGGCTTCAACACGCCCCCAATGATCTGTCCAAAGGCACAGACAACGTGAGCGGAGTCAACGAAAGCTCCAACGGTCGCCTCAACATTGCAGGCCGCGAACAAATCAGTGGCGACCTGACGGCGTTCTTCATGATGGAAGCACGCTTCAATGCCGATACCGGGGCCCAGTCCGATGCCACAACGTTCTTCAAAGACAAGTCTTGGATGGGACTGGAAAGCAAATCCCTGGGCGAAGTGCGCATGGGCCGCCTGCACTCACCCCAATACGGCATCAGCACTGCCGGCCGCTACGAAGCCTTCTCCGGTGACAGCTATGCATCGATGGGCAGCCGCGGCGCGCTGTCTGCCAACCAGTGGAACAACTCCATTGCCTACACCACACCCACATTCAATGGATTCAACGCGGGCGTGATCTGGCAAGCTGGCGAAAAGCTGGTCGCCAATGGCAGCGGTGTCTTTGTGTCCTACAACCAGGGACCGCTGTCGATGGCGGCGTCCTACCAAAAAGAGCAAGACAAGATGGTGACCACAGCGATTGACACCATGGAAACCAAAGCCCTGGGCGCTTACTACGACTTCGGTGTGGTGCGCCTGAGCACGACTTACGCCCGCAGCACCAAGGTCAACATCACCAACACAGGCTCTGAGTCCGTGTTCACGATGGGCGCCCGCGTCCCCATGGGACCCGGAGAATTCCGCACCTCTTACCGCAAAGTCAACGACACATCGCGCAAGGCAACCAATGACGCATCTGCCGATGCCGATTCCTCACGCTTCTCGGTGGGCTACGCCTATTTTTTGAGCAAGCGCACGTCTATCAACCTGTCGCTCGTTCGTGAGAACCAAAAGCGGTACAACACCAACGGTTCCAGCAAGAGCGACTTCAGCGGCACAGGTTACGAAGCTGCTTTGCGCCACCTGTTCTGACCGAACCACCACGCAATGCCTTGCGGCCGATGCAATCGCGCTGAGAGATGAAGTTCGACCAAAGCAACCGCCCTGGTGGGGTAATCCGTGGTTGTCAGGTCGAACCGTCCATAGCGAGCGCAGCAGCGCCGAAGCAAGCCCCCCTGGTACATATGGCACAAGAGGTACGACAAGTACCAGCCAACAACACCAGGGGGTCATGTTGGCCACGCTTAGGATGTTGTGACACACAACCCAAGACAGGCCGAGTCAGCGCAGCCCTGTTGCCGCCTGATTGCATTCTTGCGCAACGCACATTCCGCCAACGGCATTAGTGATAACCCGATGGCATTTTTTTGATTCATGTTGTACGATGACATACAACATGAATCACATGCTCCTGACGCCACATCTACAGACTGACGAGGCACCAGGAGTTCCCTTTTTTTCCATCCCTACGGAGCCTGAAAATGTCCCCTCAAGACCTCAAAAGCGTATTGCAAGCCGGCCTGCTGTCCTTTCCGCTGACTGATTTCGACAGCAACCTGCGCTTTGCTCCCAAGCCCTACGCAGACCGCCTGGAATGGCTGCAGCCCTACGGAGCTTCGGCGTTGTTTGCCGCTGGCGGCACGGGTGAATTTTTCTCCCTGGAGCCGGGCGAGTACAGCGAAGTGATCAAGGTGGCTTTGGCCACCTGCAAGAACCGCACCCCCATCATCGCGGGCGCTGGCGGCGGCACCACCCTGGCCATCCAATACGCACAAGAAGCCGAACGCCTGGGCGCCCAAGGCATTTTGCTGCTGCCCCACTACCTGACCGAAGCCAGCCAGGAAGGCCTGATTGCCCACGTGCAAGCCGTGTGCAAGAGCGTGAAGTTTGGCGTAGTGGTCTACAACCGTGGCGGCTGCCGCCTGACACCCGCCAGCCTGCAAGTGCTGGCCGACACCTGCCCCAACCTGATTGGTTTCAAGGACGGCTTTGGCGACATTGAGAAGTTCGTCAGCATCCGCCAGACGCTGGGTGACCGCTTCGCCTACCTGGGCGGCCTGCCCACCGCCGAGCTGTTTGCTGGCGCCTACAAGGCCATGGGTTGCCCCGTGTACTCGTCGGCCGTGTTCAACTTCATCCCCAAGACGGCGATGGAGTTCTACAACGCCCACGCCGCTGGCGACACCGCCACCTGCGACCGCTTGATCCGTGACTTCTTCATCCCCTACATTGCCCTGCGCAACCAAGGTGAAGGCTACGCCGTGTCGATCGTGAAGGCTGGTGCCACCATCATCGGCCACAGCGCAGGCCCCGTGCGCCCACCGCTGTCTGACCTCAAGCCCGCTGAAGTCGAGCAACTGCGCGCACTGATGGCCCCCCTGGGCCCACAGTAAACAGCCCACGCAGAACCCATAACCCTAAGGCGCACGAACTTCTGAACAGGTTCCAAGCGCCAGCCCGGCCCCAGCCCTCTGGGGCTTTCTGCTTTTCCAACCACCCTCCTGAGGAGACAACCATGAACCCATTCAATTCCCACTGGAGCCTGCGCTGCGCACAAGGCGTGACCCTGGCCGCTGCGCTGGTCACTGCCCCCCTGGTGGCACACGCCCAGGCCTCTGCCGAAGAGCAAGCCGTGGCTTCGGTCGTGGAGAAGCTGCGCGTCGCCATGGTCGACCCTGACCAGGCCACGCTGACCGGCCTGACCAGCCCCCTGCTGAGCTATGGGCACTCGGGCGGCAAGGTGGACACGCAAGCGAGCTTCATCGGCGCGCTGATGGACAAGTCTTCCGACTTTGTCTCCATCACGTTCTCAGACCAGACCATCAGCGTCTCGGGCAACGTGGCCGTGGTGCGCCACACCCTGGCGGGTGCCACCAATGACCGTGGCACCCCCGGCAACGTCACCATCAAGGTACTGACCGTCTGGCAAAAAGATGGCGGCCAATGGCGCTTGCTGGCCCGCCAGGCGGTGCGCCCCACCTGAGTTCCCAGCCCCTCCTCTGCACCCTCTGCACTGAATCCACCCCATGCACACCTTGAACCGCATCCTCCAGGCAGGCAAATTGGTGCCCGCGCTGGAACAAGCCCTGCACGCCCGCTACAGCGTGCACCGCCTGACCGACGAACCCGATCCGGCCGTCTTCCTGGCAGAGCAAGGGGTACAGTTTGATGCCGTGGTCACCAGTGCAGCGATTGGCTTGTCGGCCCAGCACCTGGCCGCACTGCCCTCGGTCAAGGTGATTTCCAGCTTTGGGGTGGGCCTGGACAAAGTGCCGGTCGATGCAGCCAAGGCCCGGGGCATTGCCGTGGGCTACACCCCCGATGTGCTCAACGACTGTGTGGCCGACACCGCGTTTGCGCTGGTGCTGGACGTGGCACGCCGTACCGCCGAGGCCGACCGCTTTGTGCGCGCCGGGCAATGGGCACGCCTGGGCGGCAACAGCTTTGGGCTGGGCCGCAAGGTCAGCGGCGCCCGCATGGGCGTGGTGGGGCTGGGCCGCATCGGGCAGACCATCGCGCGCCGTGGCCTGGGCTTTGACATGGAAGTGCGATACCACACACGGCGCCCCGTGGCCGGGGTGCCTTGGGCGCACGAGCCCTCACTGACGGATCTGGCCACCTGGTGCGACTTCCTGGTGGTGGTCACCTCAGGTGGCCCAGCCACCCGCCATCTCATCAACGAAGCCGTGCTCAACGCCCTGGGGCCCCGCAGCTTCCTGGTCAACGTAGCGCGCGGTACGGTGGTGGATGAAGCCGCGCTGATCCACGCCCTGGAAGGCGGTCGTATTGCCGGTGCCGGGCTCGACGTGTTCGAGAGCGAGCCCCAGGTGCCCGAAGCCCTGCTGGGCATGGACAACGTGGTGCTGCTGCCGCACATTGCAAGCGCCACGCAAGAAACCCGCCAGGCCATGGGCCAGCGGGTGATGGACAACCTGGAGGCGTTTGAGCGCACGGGACAACTGGTCTCCGCCGCGTATTGAACGCCCATCTCTTTTTTTCAACCACTCACTGCACTAACCATGAAACAAAACCTCATTGGCGGCCAATGGACCGAAGGCGTCCGCACGTACCAAAACACCAACCCGTCTGACACGCGCGACGTGATCGGCGACTACGCCGTGGCCAGCCGCGAGCAGGCGCTCGATGCCGTGGCCGCCGCCCACGCCGCCTTCCCGGCCTGGAGCCTGTCCACCCCCCAGCAGCGCTTTGACATCCTGGACGCTGTCGGCAACGAAATCATTGCCCGCAAGGCCGAGCTGGGCGACCTGCTGGCCCGCGAGGAAGGCAAGACCCTGCCCGAAGCCATTGGCGAAGTGGGCCGCGCTGCCGCCATCTTCAAGTTCTTTGCCGGTGAGGCCCTGCGCCCTGGTGGCGAGGTGCTGCCCTCGGTGCGCCCTGGCGTGGGTGTGGAAATCACCCGCGAGCCCCTGGGCGTGATCGGCCTGATCACCCCTTGGAACTTCCCCATCGCCATCCCTGCGTGGAAGATTGCCCCCGCCCTGGCCTATGGCAACACCGTGGTGTTCAAGCCCGCTGAAGTGGTGCCTGGCTCGGCCTGGGCGCTGGCCGACATCCTGCACCGCGCAGGCTTGCCTGCCGGTGTGTTCAACCTGGTGATGGGCCGTGGCGCCGAAGTGGGTGCCGTGCTGCTCGAAGACGAGCGCATCGCAGGCGTGAGCTTCACCGGCTCCGTCGGCACCGGCAAGCGTGTGGCAGCCGCCTGCGTGGGCCGTGGCGCCAAGGTGCAGCTGGAGATGGGTGGCAAGAACCCCTTCGTGGTGCTGGACGACGCCGACCTGAACGTGGCCGTGGGCGCTGCGCTCAACAGCGGCTTCTTCTCCACCGGCCAGCGCTGCACCGCCAGCAGCCGCGTGATCGTGACCGAAGGCATCCACGACCGCTTCGTGGCCGCCATGGTCGAGAAGATGAAGACCCTGAAGGTGGACGATGCCCGCAAGGCTGGCACCGACATCGGCCCCGTGGTGGACGACCGCCAGCTGGCGCAAGACCTGGAGTACATCGCCATTGGCCAAAAAGAAGGCGCCAAGCTGCACGGCGGCGAGGCCCTGGCCACCAACGCCGACGGTGCCCCTGGCTACTACCTGCGCCCCGCACTGTTCACCGAGACCACGCCCGAGATGCGCATCAACCGCGAAGAAATCTTTGGCCCGGTGGTCAGCGTGCAGCGCGTCAAGGGCTACGACGAAGCCCTGGCCCTGGCCAACGACACCCCATTCGGCCTGGCCAGCGGCATTGCCACCACCAGCCTCAAGCACGCCACCCACTTCAAGCGCCACGCGCAAGCAGGCATGGTGATGGTGAATCTGCCCACCGCAGGGGTGGACTATCACGTGCCGTTTGGTGGCCGCAAGGGCAGCAGCTACGGCTCACGCGAGCAAGGCCGCTACGCGGCTGAGTTCTACACCACCGTCAAGACGGCTTACACCCAGGCCTGATAAACCGCAGGGGGTGCAACACCCCCTGCAGATTTCCGCGCCCCTGCTACCTCTTCAGAGGGACATCGGCACCGCAGGGGTGCGGACTCTTCGCCTGAGCGCCGACCCGGCCCCAGAGCCCCGCAGGCCCTCATTAGAATCCCCGGCCATGCACATACACATACTCGGAATTTGCGGAACGTTCATGGGCGGCCTGGCGGCCCTGGCCCGCGAGGCAGGGCACAAGGTCACGGGCTGCGATGCCGGTGTGTACCCGCCCATGAGCGACCAGCTGCGCGCCCTGGGCATTGAGCTGATCGAAGGCTTTGGCGCCGACCAGCTTGCGCTGCAGCCCGACATGTTTGTGGTGGGCAACGTGGTCAGCCGTGCCCGGCTGGCCGATGGCAGCCCGAAGTTTCCGCTGATGGAAGCCATTTTGGATGCAGGACTGCCCTACACCAGCGGCCCCCAATGGCTGGCCGAGCATGTGCTGCAAGGCCGCCATGTGCTTGCCGTGGCGGGCACGCATGGCAAGACCACGACCACCTCCATGCTCTCGTGGATTCTGGAAAGCGCCGGGTTGCAGCCCGGCTTCCTGATCGGCGGGGTGCCGCTGAACTTCGGCATCTCGGCCAGGCTGGGCGCCAGCCAGCGCCCTCAGCCCGGCCCGGGCGCGCAAGGCCAACGCCCGCTGTTTGTGATCGAGGCCGACGAGTACGACACCGCCTTCTTCGACAAGCGCAGCAAGTTTGTGCACTACCGCCCCCGCACGGCGGTGCTGAACAACCTGGAGTTTGACCACGCCGACATTTTTGATGACCTGGCCGCCATCGAGCGCCAGTTCCACCACTTGGTGCGCACCGTGCCGCCTTCGGGCCGCGTGGTGGCCAATGGGCTAGAAGAGAGCCTGACCCGCGTGCTGAACACCGGCTGCTGGAGCCAGGTGAGCAGCTTTGGCGCCGCCGTGAGCGACTTCAGCGCCGAGGGCAACCCGCAGGCCTTTGATGTGTTGCACCAGGGCGCCAAGGTGGCGCGGGTGCAATGGGCACTGACGGGAGTGCACAACCAGCTCAACGCCCTGGCTGCCATTGCGGCGGCGCACGATGTGGGGGTGGCCCCAGCGGTGGCCGCTGCGGCCCTGGGCCAGTTTGAGAACGTGAAGCGCCGCATGGAGCTGCGTGGCACGGTGCGCGGTATCGCCGTGTACGACGACTTTGCCCACCACCCCACGGCCCTGCGCACCACGCTCGATGGGCTGCGCCGCAGCCTAGCGCCCGGGGCACGCATCCTGGCGGTTTTTGAGCCGCGCAGCAACACCATGAAGCTCGGCTCCATGAAAAGCCAACTGCCCTGGGCGCTAGAACCTGCGGACCTGGTGTTTTGCCACACCGCCGGGCTGGACTGGGACGCCGCCACCGCGCTCG
This Acidovorax sp. 106 DNA region includes the following protein-coding sequences:
- the mpl gene encoding UDP-N-acetylmuramate:L-alanyl-gamma-D-glutamyl-meso-diaminopimelate ligase; its protein translation is MHIHILGICGTFMGGLAALAREAGHKVTGCDAGVYPPMSDQLRALGIELIEGFGADQLALQPDMFVVGNVVSRARLADGSPKFPLMEAILDAGLPYTSGPQWLAEHVLQGRHVLAVAGTHGKTTTTSMLSWILESAGLQPGFLIGGVPLNFGISARLGASQRPQPGPGAQGQRPLFVIEADEYDTAFFDKRSKFVHYRPRTAVLNNLEFDHADIFDDLAAIERQFHHLVRTVPPSGRVVANGLEESLTRVLNTGCWSQVSSFGAAVSDFSAEGNPQAFDVLHQGAKVARVQWALTGVHNQLNALAAIAAAHDVGVAPAVAAAALGQFENVKRRMELRGTVRGIAVYDDFAHHPTALRTTLDGLRRSLAPGARILAVFEPRSNTMKLGSMKSQLPWALEPADLVFCHTAGLDWDAATALAPLGVGPGQRAQTAPDIATLVAQVSQAARAGDHVVCMSNGGFGGIHARLLESLRG